A single genomic interval of Pangasianodon hypophthalmus isolate fPanHyp1 chromosome 8, fPanHyp1.pri, whole genome shotgun sequence harbors:
- the LOC113534956 gene encoding scavenger receptor cysteine-rich type 1 protein M130 has product MLFVPSQCIIIFSPLSFTAQDRIALRGSSHPCEGRLEVYYKNQWGRVGHHQWRDENGAVVCKSLGCGDHVESMILQEASSSSFTNCWLDEIKCKGTENKLWDCESSSWNDTQCHPHTYVSVRCSGNISLTLNLHGMTDECAGVVQFTTPNGTISVCQQNWDENEANKVCQKLKCGKYEKTFKLTTVNAKGNSYSVPLNCIGKEEFLWQCVDWLSAKSHTCQEEIGIICSNYSHVRLHGGADACEGTLEEKDSTEGGWANVPCQEGDYNRLDKMCAKLKCGRAVSVKPCNESKNTWLKCSDRVKVQLGKSGEKPPACYGDIYVSVNGSQHAVCIDATSSNVNVGEVVCQELQCGTPLSVLQSSKLQQDQISQVECHGQEKSLWECLHKRGTVGSCRTINIICSGSLDMHLSNGLDECTGQLEVKSSGSWWSVSSVDWSKENSDMVCQYLQCGEKMKENNQHHFVKSKLQILQWTLKCTGSNISQCRMAKKRYDQQDKVVNIICNKHELWFLQGNSTCEGRVKGETDVYLQNITNGKAAEVCARNLCGSVQKIDNSNMQSSVCPENATSSSSCSMKNTTTSTEPQFDYVKCSDVVKFPSSVSGSMKVWLQNKCYGKVLVCPKENCGVCEDTWTEKQSRMLCKSLGCGELFREKYSEKKKSGVTVASVHCSQTAENFGQCNFVKLEDTSLCQNPAYVVCTGSVKAVLQDPRDKCAGNLKLFYSGELRPLCTNSINNKTQNAICTNLGCGEALSFNEPLSKMSNSKGLTSVTCQNATLSSCDFSKTKVKQCQAGYLKCTGWRRLLLTNIQNACTGEVYLQKERDFYAVSSDGWSKQEGNELCKYLECGNVSETTNKEQVNVSFWSKSYSCTGNPKSIWDCEKEKAPVKNHHLHISCTDKPEVKLKGNCTGEVQLKKMPVCYKSQETARVFSEFCHDLNCSMFFKSWSTNYSGNAHYLSCTGKESKLWQCSSWTDNCEGVVSLACTKAIKLNFSSPCGGELQVDYRGKWEPVCPLASNQDANRICRELKCGDVSRTNDEAVENTANTDISINCGDDYKSLMHCVKPVPQACTRKAVFYCDNYIPPVKKIQPDTGLIVGVVVGLVLVLVAVLIVFWKRKTFLAILRFKTSAEDTDMEISGKEMQRLSEKDVFEEDDYDDIVTTVNPMEDNQSQVSASEHDEENKSTSEGSSGTEYDDVDEENVKPPAESSTTDPLLPPRPDNLLDEVTFEAEVEPQEDYDDVSLPQAMVSEQRESFDIPGPSSDPPLLVSNDEAKPQKDE; this is encoded by the exons ATGTTGTTTGTGCCAAGTcagtgcattattatttttagtccTTTATCTTTTACAGCGCAAGATCGAATAGCTTTACGGGGGTCGAGCCACCCATGTGAAGGACGTCTGGAGGTGTACTACAAGAACCAGTGGGGTAGGGTGGGCCATCATCAGTGGAGAGATGAAAACGGTGCGGTAGTGTGTAAGTCTTTAGGCTGTGGTGATCATGTGGAATCTATGATTTTACAAGAAGCCTCCTCTTCTTCATTTACAAACTGTTGGCTGGATGAGATCAAGTGTAAGGGGACAGAGAACAAGCTCTGGGACTGCGAATCCAGCAGCTGGAATGACACTCAATGCCACCCTCACACCTATGTTTCAGTTAGGTGCTCAG GGAACATTTCTCTGACTCTAAATCTACATGGAATGACGGACGAGTGTGCCGGGGTGGTCCAGTTCACAACACCGAATGGCACAATTAGCGTTTGCCAACAGAACTGGG ATGAAAACGAAGCAAATAAGGTGTGCCAAAAACTTAAGTGTGGGAAATATGagaagacattcaaactcaccACTGTTAATGCAAAAGGAAATTCATACAGCGTGCCCCTAAACTGTATTGGCAAAGAAGAGTTCTTGTGGCAGTGTGTGGACTGGTTGTCTGCCAAGTCACACACATGCCAAGAAGAAATCGGCATCATCTGCTCAA ATTACAGTCATGTCCGTCTGCACGGTGGTGCTGATGCCTGTGAAGGAACTTTGGAGGAGAAGGATAGCACTGAAGGAGGGTGGGCTAATGTACCATGTCAAGAGGGTGATTATAACAGGCTTGATAAGATGTGCGCTAAGCTGAAATGTGGCAGAGCTGTCAGTGTGAAACCATGCAATGAAAGCAAGAACACCTGGCTTAAATGCTCAG ATCGTGTCAAGGTGCAGCTAGGAAAAAGTGGGGAAAAGCCACCAGCATGTTATGGGGACATCTACGTAAGCGTGAATGGCTCTCAACATGCAGTGTGCATCGATGCCACCAGTTCTAATGTGAATGTTGGCGAGGTGGTGTGCCAAGAGTTGCAATGTGGAACCCCCCTCTCTGTGTTGCAGAGCTCCAAACTGCAGCAGGACCAAATTAGTCAGGTTGAATGTCATGGACAGGAGAAATCTCTGTGGGAGTGCTTACACAAACGTGGCACTGTTGGCAGTTGTCGCACCATCAATATTATATGCTCAG GCTCTCTGGACATGCATCTGAGCAATGGTCTGGACGAGTGCACAGGCCAACTGGAGGTGAAATCATCCGGTTCCTGGTGGAGCGTGAGCTCTGTAGACTGGTCGAAGGAAAATTCAGACATGGTGTGTCAGTATCTTCAATGCGgagaaaaaatgaaggaaaataatcaacatcactTTGTCAAGAGCAAATTGCAAATACTGCAATGGACGTTGAAATGCACTGGCTCTAACATCTCGCAGTGTAGGATGGCAAAAAAGAGATATGATCAACAGGATAAAGTTGTCAACATCATCTGCAACA AGCATGAGCTCTGGTTTCTGCAGGGCAACTCAACATGTGAAGGGAGAGTAAAGGGTGAAACTGATGTATACTTGCAAAACATCACCAACGGAAAGGCTGCAGAAGTGTGTGCACGAAATCTTTGCGGAAGTGTCCAAAAAATTGACAACAGCAACATGCAGTCCTCTGTCTGCCCTGAAAACGCAACCTCATCCTCCAGCTGCTCTATGAAGAATACAACCACATCAACAGAACCTCAATTTGACTATGTGAAATGCTCAG acgTGGTCaaatttccttcttcagtctcaGGCTCCATGAAGGTGTGGTTGCAGAACAAGTGCTATGGGAAGGTGCTGGTGTGTCCGAAAGAAAACTGTGGGGTGTGTGAGGACACCTGGACGGAAAAGCAGTCAAGAATGCTCTGTAAAAGCCTGGGCTGTGGAGAGTTGTTCAGAGAGAAGTACAGCGAGAAGAAAAAGTCTGGCGTGACCGTGGCCAGTGTACACTGTTCTCAAACTGCTGAGAACTTCGGCCAGTGCAACTTTGTAAAACTTGAAGACACTTCCTTATGCCAAAATCCAGCCTACGTTGTCTGCACAG GGAGTGTGAAAGCTGTGCTGCAGGACCCGAGAGATAAGTGTGCTGGAAACCTTAAGCTATTTTACTCTGGAGAGTTGCGCCCTCTGTGTACAAACAGCATCAATAATAAGACACAGAATGCTATTTGTACAAACTTGGGCTGTGGAGAAGCCCTCAGTTTCAACGAGCCTCTCAGCAAAATGTCTAACAGCAAGGGACTGACAAGCGTCACTTGTCAAAATGCCACCCTTTCCAGCTGTGATTTCTCTAAAACTAAAGTAAAACAATGCCAAGCTGGTTATCTCAAATGCACAG GCTGGAGACGGCTGCTCCTCACCAACATACAAAACGCCTGTACTGGTGAAGTCTACCtccagaaagaaagagacttCTACGCAGTGAGCAGTGATGGTTGGAGCAAACAGGAAGGTAATGAGCTGTGTAAATATCTAGAGTGTGGGAATGTCTCTGAAACTACGAATAAAGAACAGGTGAACGTGTCTTTCTGGAGCAAGAGCTACAGTTGCACAGGGAATCCCAAGAGCATCTGGGACTGCGAGAAGGAAAAGGCACCTGTTAAGAATCATCATCTCCACATCAGCTGTACGG ACAAGCCTGAAGTGAAACTCAAAGGCAACTGTACAGGTGAGGTGCAGCTTAAGAAGATGCCTGTGTGTTACAAGTCACAGGAGACAGCGCGTGTGTTCAGTGAGTTCTGTCATGATCTGAACTGCAGCATGTTTTTCAAATCCTGGTCCACTAACTACAGTGGTAATGCACATTACCTGAGCTGCACAGGAAAGGAAAGCAAACTGTGGCAGTGCAGCTCATGGACAGATAATTGCGAGGGTGTCGTCTCGCTGGCATGTACAA AGGCAATTAAATTGAACTTCAGCAGTCCTTGTGGAGGCGAGCTTCAAGTGGACTACCGCGGAAAGTGGGAACCTGTCTGTCCTCTGGCGAGCAATCAAGATGCAAATAGGATATGTAGAGAGCTGAAATGTGGAGATGTCAGTAGAACAAATGATGAGGCTGTAGAAAATACAGCAAATACAGATATTAGCATTAACTGTGGAGATGACTATAAGTCTTTAATGCACTGCGTCAAACCAGTACCACAAGCCTGCACACGGAAAGCTGTTTTTTATTGTGACA ATTATATTCCTCCAGTGAAGAAAATTCAACCAGACACTGGACTTATCGTAGGGGTTGTGGTGGGACTCGTGCTTGTGCTGGTGGCTGTGCTGATTGTGTTCTGGAAGAGAAAAACTTTCCTCGCCATAT TAAGATTCAAGACTTCTGCTGAAGACACTGACATGGAGATAAGTGGGAAAGAAATGCAGAGGTTGAGTGAAAAAG ATGTGTTTGAAGAAGATGATTATGATGATATTGTTACCACTGTGAACCCCATGGAGGATAACCAGAGTCAAG TAAGTGCCTCTGAACATGACGAGGAGAATAAGAGCACAAGTGAAGGCTCCTCTGGGACTGAatatgatgatgttgatgaagAAAATGTCAAACCACCAGCAGAGAGCAGCACCACTGATCCACTCCTTCCACCCAGACCTGACAACTTACTAG ATGAAGTGACATTCGAAGCGGAAGTAGAGCCGCAGGAGGACTATGACGACGTTTCATTACCCCAGGCCATGGTCAGTGAGCAAAGAGAAAGCTTTGATATCCCTGGTCCATCATCAGACCCACCATTACTGGTCTCTAATGATGAGGCCAAGCCTCAGAAAGATGAGTAA